A part of Paenibacillus sp. sptzw28 genomic DNA contains:
- a CDS encoding DNA polymerase ligase N-terminal domain-containing protein, with protein sequence MMRPSSFSGTDNNMLTRYNEKRDFRISSEPEGRTTGTDNATFVVQKHDATTLHYDFRIAAGGVLKSWAVPKGPSTDPRVKRLAVRTEDHPLDYAHFEGVIPAGQYGGGTVIVWDKGTYRSLKGNDGLTFLEQLETKGHIKIWLEGAKLRGGFALTRTNGNHWLLVKMRDSEANDAGGSPTETRPESVLTGLTIEEMRRRTE encoded by the coding sequence ATGATGAGACCGAGTTCGTTTTCTGGAACAGATAACAATATGTTGACCCGTTATAATGAAAAACGGGATTTTCGCATCAGCAGCGAGCCGGAAGGGCGGACAACGGGAACGGATAACGCAACGTTCGTCGTGCAAAAACATGATGCTACAACGCTTCATTATGACTTTCGCATTGCCGCCGGCGGCGTGCTGAAATCGTGGGCGGTCCCCAAGGGTCCTTCTACTGACCCAAGGGTTAAGAGGCTTGCCGTCCGGACGGAGGATCACCCCCTTGATTATGCGCACTTTGAGGGAGTTATCCCCGCAGGGCAGTATGGCGGCGGGACGGTTATCGTATGGGATAAAGGCACTTATCGAAGCCTCAAAGGAAACGATGGCCTCACTTTTCTAGAACAGCTCGAAACGAAAGGGCACATTAAAATATGGCTGGAAGGGGCCAAGCTAAGGGGCGGCTTTGCATTGACCAGAACAAACGGCAACCATTGGCTCCTCGTTAAAATGCGTGACAGTGAAGCGAATGATGCTGGCGGCAGCCCAACAGAAACCCGGCCTGAATCAGTGCTCACGGGTCTGACCAT